The Choristoneura fumiferana chromosome 5, NRCan_CFum_1, whole genome shotgun sequence region GATTTGTTACGTTTGAACTCTGATGATATTTTACGTTTAAAGTAAACAGGATCTGTTAAGGTTAAAGACTTCGAATATAAAACTAGATTCTTATAAAGTCTCAGGACTTCTGAACGCGTTATAGACATAGTTCTTACTTTTCggtaaaaatttaatcatgTATGAGATTAATTCGTCACCCAATTTACttattaatcttattataaTGTAACAATTTGCAAAAAGATGAAAGATTCGAAAAAATCCTGcctgtcagttttttttttaattcgtcccTCTTGGGATAGactaactaaagaaagaaagtGAGATGACATGACATCCATTCATACAGAGTACATATGATACATATATATCAATCCTGCCTGACTAAATATAGGATTATCATTTTATTCACTGCGGTAATCTCAGTGTATCGAACATATTGACGACCGTAGTGAAATGCATAGacaatttttttgacaaatacaATTTCTTTATCAAACGCACTGGgggggggctactactaaactcTAAGTTCGTATTGTATTATACGTATCATCTCTCTTACTCTTAGGTCAAATACTATTGGCGTGAGCGAAATGGCACGCTACGCAGttcaaatacaaattatatagTATTGGTACTTAGTAGGTGTAGAGGCAGTGTAGTTTACGGGAATTCCCGCAGTGCgagaaatattacttttttatttttaaagttacacaAGACACAATTCTTGTGATGTGTGAAGTGAAATACTTAAAACCTATCGTCAAAAATTAATTTCAAGATGTTGTGTTCCGACGCTTGCGTTCCCGCTGACGCCAACGTATTTAGTGATATCATAATAAACACAATAACTCTTGAGGTAATCTCTGAAATACAGAAAGAGTTGGAGACTTGCGATGTAATTTCCCTTGTGTTTCTCCTCTATGATGTGCCCGACACAGCGTTACAACGCCTTATTGTCCTGCAACGAGTTTCCAAGGACATTGAGGGGAATCATCTCGATTTGCTAAATGATTGGGCGTTGCATGCACAAAAAATGGGAGGCACTTGGAGACAGCAATTTTTGGAAGCGCTAGCCGTATGCCAGTTGTATAGCATCCTAAAGAAAATGGGCTGCCATGTTCCTTCAATTAAGGAGCGTTATTCATCTAACGAGCCTGCATAgacatttttttgacaaatacaATTTCTTTATCAAACGCACTGGGGGGGGGCTACTACTAACTCTAAGTTCGTATTGTATTATACGTATCATCTCTCTTACTCTTAGGTCAAATACTATTGGCGTGAGCGAAATGGCACGCTACGCAGttcaaatacaaattatatagTATTGGTACTTAGTAGGTGTAGAGGCAGTGTAGTTTACGGGAATTCCCGCAGTGCgagaaatattacttttttatttttaaagttacacaAGACTCACAATTCTTGTGATGTGTGAAGTGAAATACTTAAAACCTATCGTCAAAAATTAATTTCAAGATGTTGTGTTCCGACGCTTGCGTTCCCGCTGACGCCAACGTATTTAGTGATATCATAATAAACACAATAACTCTTGAGGTAATCTCTGAAATACAGAAAGAGTTGGAGACTTGCGATGTAATTTCCCTTGTGTTTCTCCTCTATGATGTGCCCGACACAGCGTTACAACGCCTTATTGTCCTGCAACGAGTTTCCAAGGACATTGAGGGGAATCATCTCGATTTGCTAAATGATTGGGCGTTGCATGCACAAAAAATGGGAGGCACTTGGAGACAGCAATTTTTGGAAGCGCTAGCCGTATGCCAGTTGTATAGCATCCTAAAGAAAATGGGCTGCCATGTTCCTTCAATTAAGGAGCGTTATTCATCTAACGAGCCTCATATGAATTCTTACATCAACCCAATAAAGATAGCACTGTATCAACTATGCGAAAATATGACTTCTTACACATTTAACAATTTGAAAAAGTCATTGGATTCATTTgatttaaatgtgatgcagtatGACACATGTGAACTAGTTTTTTTGGAACTTATGTGTCGGAAGTTCATCACTGTGAATCATTGTAGTTATGAAAAAGGAGCCGTCGGCCAAGATTGTAAAGTGGAAAATATTACAAAGATTATTGACAGGTTCCCTGAAATGAGTCACTATGCCACCATGTTGAAAAATATGGAAACACAATTGAATCAAAATTTAGAGACAGCATCAACCAGTACACCATCTCCTGATGCAAAAAGTAATGTCAAAACAAAAGACAGCAGTTTTACTAAACCTGATGAGTTCAATGATATATATAACATGATCACAGAATTACACATTGATGACTTGCCCATAGACCTGAAATCAGACAGAAAGACCATGCGTAAAGACAGTTATCCTATTAAAAACAAGGAGAGAGTGGGTATTTGCTGCATCATCAATCAAGAAGTGTTTCACCCGTCCAAGGACAGCATCGAGCGCAACAGCGCCAAGAAGCCTTTGAGACCAGGACTGGCTCCACAAAAGACAAAGTCATGTTGGAAAAGACTATGCATTCATTAAATTTTGATGTTATCACCAAAGATAACCTAAACAGAAAAGAAATGTTAGCTTTCATACAAGAGGTTTTACAGAAAAAAGTATCTAAGGATGACAGTGTGTTTGTGCTCTGCATCCTATCCCATGGGATCAAGGGCCATGTATATGCCGCAGATTCAGTGGCTATCAAAGTTGATTATATACAGAATATGCTGGATGATATTATGTTGTTACGAGGAATACCCAAGGTGTTGATTCTGCAAGCATGCCAAGTTGATGGTGATGAGGAGCCTCATGGATTAGCAGCTGATGGGCCTCAGTATTCTCCGCGTAAAACTGACTTCCTAGTATGTTGGGCCACTGCACCAGAGCTTGAAGCATACAGGAATCCAAAACATGGATCTCTTTTCATTCAGATATTATGTGGAACAATTGACAAATATATTGAAACTGAACATCTGGAAgaattatttacaaaagttAGAAATGATGTAATCGCTCTTTGTGTTTCTAAAAAACGTGATCAAGTGCCTATTTGTCAGACAACTTTGACAAAGAAGTTGGTTTTTACCAAGTCCTGCTGGATATAAGAGTGTTCAATGattaagcaataaatgtttataaatattttatttcttaataaaaaccTTGCCTATGTTATATTGCCTATATTTATTGCTACATCTGTTTTTGTAAAATCCATTACTGCTGCCTCCAGTCTTTTCCTTTCATCATCAGATTTTAAAGACATCCATACAGAATTTAAGTATGCTCTTTGATGTTTTTGGATGAATTTGAAACAATGTTTGAGTGTAGCTCCCACATGAAGTGTTCTCAAACTTACATCTAGGTTAccaatttttgttataaaaggtATGCAACTTGTTACAAACTTGTGTGGGCCATGTCTTACTTTTATTATAGCTATTCTTGTATTCTCATTGCAATATTTAGTCAAAAATCCCGTCCGTACTGCGGCTACGCCAAAATCTCCATGTAATTGTTGTATTTTAGTCATCACAGTTTCATGGAATATTTTAGNNNNNNNNNNNNNNNNNNNNNNNNNNNNNNNNNNNNNNNNNNNNNNNNNNNNNNNNNNNNNNNNNNNNNNNNNNNNNNNNNNNNNNNNNNNNNNNNNNNNNNNNNNNNNNNNNNNNNNNNNNNNNNNNNNNNNNNNNNNNNNNNNNNNNNNNNNNNNNNNNNNNNNNNNNNNNNNNNNNNNNNNNNNNNNNNNNNNNNNNNNNNNNNNNNNNNNNNNNNNNNNNNNNNNNNNNNNNNNNNNNNNNNNNNNNNNNNNNNNNNNNNNNNNNNNNNNNNNNNNNNNNNNNNNNNNNNNNNNNNNNNNNNNNNNNNNNNNNNNNNNNNNNNNNNNNNNNNNNNNNNNNNNNNNNNNNNNNNNNNNNNNNNNNNNNNNNNNNNNNNNNNNNNNNNNNNNNNNNNNNNNNNNNNNNNNNNNNNNNNNNNNNNNNNNNNNNNNNNNNNNNNNNNNNNNNNNNNNNNNNNNNNNNNNNNNNNNNNNNNNNNNNNNNNNNNNNNNNNNNNNNNNNNNNNNNNNNNNNNNNNNNNNNNNNNNNNNNNNNNNNNNNNNNNNNNNNNNNNNNNNNNNNNNNNNNNNNNNNNNNNNNNNNNNNNNNNNNNNNNNNNNNNNNNNNNNNNNNNNNNNNNNNNNNNNNNNNNNNNNNNNNNNNNNNNNNNNNNNNNNNNNNNNNNNNNNNNNNNNNNNNNNNNNNNNNNNNNNNNNNNNNNNNNNNNNNNNNNNNNNNNNNNNNNNNNNNNNNNNNNNNNNNNNNNNNNNNNNNNNNNNNNNNNNNNNNNNNNNNNNNNNNNNNNNNNNNNNNNNNNNNNNNNNNNNNNNNNNNNNNNNNNNNNNNNNNNNNNNNNNNNNNNNNNNNNNNNNNNNNNNNNNNNNNNNNNNNNNNNNNNNNNNNNNNNNNNNNNNNNNNNNNNNNNNNNNNNNNNNNNNNNNNNNNNNNNNNNNNNNNNNNNNNNNNNNNNNNNNNNNNNNNNNNNNNNNNNNNNNNNNNNNNNNNNNNNNNNNNNNNNNNNNNNNNNNNNNNNNNNNNNNNNNNNNNNNNNNNNNNNNNNNNNNNNNNNNNNNNNNNNNNNNNNNNNNNNNNNNNNNNNNNNNNNNNNNNNNNNNNNNNNNNNNNNNNNNNNNNNNNNNNNNNNNNNNNNNNNNNNNNNNNNNNNNNNNNNNNNNNNNNNNNNNNNNNNNNNNNNNNNNNNNNNNNNNNNNNNNNNNNNNNNNNNNNNNNNNNNNNNNNNNNNNNNNNNNNNNNNNNNNNNNNNNNNNNNNNNNNNNNNNNNNNNNNNNNNNNNNNNNNNNNNNNNNNNNNNNNNNNNNNNNNNNNNNNNNNNNNNNNNNNNNNNNNNNNNNNNNNNNNNNNNNNNNNNNNNNNNNNNNNNNNNNNNNNNNNNNNNNNNNNNNNNNNNNNNNNNNNNNNNNNNNNNNNNNNNNNNNNNNNNNNNNNNNNNNNNNNNNNNNNNNNNNNNNNNNNNNNNNNNNNNNNNNNNNNNNNNNNNNNNNNNNNNNNNNNNNNNNNNNNNNNNNNNNNNNNNNNNNNNNNNNNNNNNNNNNNNNNNNNNNNNNNNNNNNNNNNNNNNNNNNNNNNNNNNNNNNNNNNNNNNNNNNNNNNNNNNNNNNNNNNNNNNNNNNNNNNNNNNNNNNNNNNNNNNNNNNNNNNNNNNNNNNNNNNNNNNNNNNNNNNNNNNNNNNNNNNNNNNNNNNNNNNNNNNNNNNNNNNNNNNNNNNNNNNNNNNNNNNNNNNNNNNNNNNNNNNNNNNNNNNNNNNNNNNNNNNNNNNNNNNNNNNNNNNNNNNNNNNNNNNNNNNNNNNNNNNNNNNNNNNNNNNNNNNNNNNNNNNNNNNNNNNNNNNNNNNNNNNNNNNNNNNNNNNNNNNNNNNNNNNNNNNNNNNNNNNNNNNNNNNNNNNNNNNNNNNNNNNNNNNNNNNNNNNNNNNNNNNNNNNNNNNNNNNNNNNNNNNNNNNNNNNNNNNNNNNNNNNNNNNNNNNNNNNNNNNNNNNNNNNNNNNNNNNNNNNNNNNNNNNNNNNNNNNNNNNNNNNNNNNNNNNNNNNNNNNNNNNNNNNNNNNNNNNNNNNNNNNNNNNNNNNNNNNNNNNNNNNNNNNNNNNNNNNNNNNNNNNNNNNNNNNNNNNNNNNNNNNNNNNNNNNNNNNNNNNNNNNNNNNNNNNNNNNNNNNNNNNNNNNNNNNNNNNNNNNNNNNNNNNNNNNNNNNNNNNNNNNNNNNNNNNNNNNNNNNNNNNNNNNNNNNNNNNNNNNNNNNNNNNNNNNNNNNNNNNNNNNNNNNNNNNNNNNNNNNNNNNNNNNNNNNNNNNNNNNNNNNNNNNNNNNNNNNNNNNNNNNNNNNNNNNNNNNNNNNNNNNNNNNNNNNNNNNNNNNNNNNNNNNNNNNNNNNNNNNNNNNNNNNNNNNNNNNNNNNNNNNNNNNNNNNNNNNNNNNNNNNNNNNNNNNNNNNNNNNNNNNNNNNNNNNNNNNNNNNNNNNNNNNNNNNNNNNNNNNNNNNNNNNNNNNNNNNNNNNNNNNNNNNNNNNNNNNNNNNNNNNNNNNNNNNNNNNNNNNNNNNNNNNNNNNNNNNNNNNNNNNNNNNNNNNNNNNNNNNNNNNNNNNNNNNNNNNNNNNNNNNNNNNNNNNNNNNNNNNNNNNNNNNNNNNNNNNNNNNNNNNNNNNNNNNNNNNNNNNNNNNNNNNNNNNNNNNNNNNNNNNNNNNNNNNNNNNNNNNNNNNNNNNNNNNNNNNNNNNNNNNNNNNNNNNNNNNNNNNNNNNNNNNNNNNNNNNNNNNNNNNNNNNNNNNNNNNNNNNNNNNNNNNNNNNNNNNNNNNNNNNNNNNNNNNNNNNNNNNNNNNNNNNNNNNNNNNNNNNNNNNNNNNNNNNNNNNNNNNNNNNNNNNNNNNNNNNNNNNNNNNNNNNNNNNNNNNNNNNNNNNNNNNNNNNNNNNNNNNNNNNNNNNNNNNNNNNNNNNNNNNNNNNNNNNNNNNNNNNNNNNNNNNNNNNNNNNNNNNNNNNNNNNNNNNNNNNNNNNNNNNNNNNNNNNNNNNNNNNNNNNNNNNNNNNNNNNNNNNNNNNNNNNNNNNNNNNNNNNNNNNNNNNNNNNNNNNNNNNNNNNNNNNNNNNNNNNNNNNNNNNNNNNNNNNNNNNNNNNNNNNNNNNNNNNNNNNNNNNNNNNNNNNNNNNNNNNNNNNNNNNNNNNNNNNNNNNNNN contains the following coding sequences:
- the LOC141427776 gene encoding LOW QUALITY PROTEIN: caspase-8-like (The sequence of the model RefSeq protein was modified relative to this genomic sequence to represent the inferred CDS: inserted 1 base in 1 codon): MLCSDACVPADANVFSDIIINTITLEVISEIQKELETCDVISLVFLLYDVPDTALQRLIVLQRVSKDIEGNHLDLLNDWALHAQKMGGTWRQQFLEALAVCQLYSILKKMGCHVPSIKERYSSNEPHMNSYINPIKIALYQLCENMTSYTFNNLKKSLDSFDLNVMQYDTCELVFLELMCRKFITVNHCSYEKGAVGQDCKVENITKIIDRFPEMSHYATMLKNMETQLNQNLETASTSTPSPDAKSNVKTKDSSFTKPDEFNDIYNMITELHIDDLPIDLKSDRKTMRKDSYPIKNKERVGICCIINQEVFHPSKDSIERNSAKKPXETRTGSTKDKVMLEKTMHSLNFDVITKDNLNRKEMLAFIQEVLQKKVSKDDSVFVLCILSHGIKGHVYAADSVAIKVDYIQNMLDDIMLLRGIPKVLILQACQVDGDEEPHGLAADGPQYSPRKTDFLVCWATAPELEAYRNPKHGSLFIQILCGTIDKYIETEHLEELFTKVRNDVIALCVSKKRDQVPICQTTLTKKLVFTKSCWI
- the Pop5 gene encoding POP5 ribonuclease P/MRP subunit (The sequence of the model RefSeq protein was modified relative to this genomic sequence to represent the inferred CDS: added 82 bases not found in genome assembly) — encoded protein: MVRFKNRYVTVEISSPMIPENKPLSLKSKIFHETVMTKIQQLHGDFGVAAVRTGFLTKYCNENTRIAIIKVRHGPHKFVTSCIPFITKIGNLDVSLRTLHVGATLKHCFKFIQKHQRAYLNSVWMSLKSDDERKRLEAAVMDFTKTDVAINIGNIT